TGGCAATAAAAGAAGTCGAGGAAAACTGGGGCGAGGATATTGACCCGTCTAAAACGCCTGTTTATTATTCCGTTTCGGGCAATAACATAAGCGGCAAAAACACCGCCACCGAAATGCGGCATATCCAAAGCGTCGATTATGCAACAAAAATCGGAGAAGTCGGCGAAGAAGATATTCGGTGGTTAAAAAAATCGCTTGAAGCGTCCGTATTACCCAACGGCTTCAAAAAAATCGGAATGATAACACAATGTTTTCAGGTGGACAGCAACAGAGCAATAGAAAATCCGATAGGTCTCAACGGACAGGAAATTAAAGCGGCTGGGCACATCATTACGGATTCTCAAAGCCATATCGCAAATTTGGAAAGTGTTATAAGTAAAGCATTTGCGGTCGATAACGACGACGTGGAAGAAGGAAATATAAAACTTATTCCTGTTGCGGCAAGTTTGGCTTCGGCGCTTGCGGTTTTGACGGAAGAGCAGAAAGATGCAGGAGTTGCAATCGTCGATATTGGTGAAGGTTGCAGTGATTTATCGGTGTTTAGAGATAAATATCCTGTTTTGACTTGTTGTAATGCGGAAAGAGCAGGCGGAGCCATTACCAAAGAAATTAAAAAACTGCTTCAGAATATAAGCACGGATTATGCGGAAAGCATTAAAAAAGAATATGCTTGCGCCAATCCCGAAAAAACAGGAAGCAAAGAAACTATTCAAGTTGATTTTTTGAACGGTGAAAAAGGCATTTTACTGGTCGGTACGCTTGCTTCGTGGGTTCGTGATATTGTAATACACTTGTTCGGAAATGTAAAAGACGCACTGAACGGCAACATAGCAAATACAACCTACAGAAATATTATTTTGCAAAACGGCATAGTAATAACAGGCGGAACGTCAATGCTTAAAGAAATTTCGTCTATTGCTATGCAAGTTCTTGATTTGCCCGTAAAAATCGGCAAGCCTAACGTTATACCGATAAAAGAATTTCCAAGATTGAACGATGACCCGAGTTTCAGCACACTTATCGGACTTTGCCAATACGGAATGGAAAACTACGAATACTCGGAAGGAGTAAAGAGAAAGAAAAAAAGCGGTTCCGCAAAATCTAAAAACAGAAACAGCGGTGGAGTCGGAGCGTTTTTTAATAATTTGAAAGAAACAATTAAAAACATACAAATTTCTTAAGGGAGGATTTAAATGCCTGTTGATTTTTCAAAATTAGGGTTGGATATTGAGCCTGCGGAGCTCAATATTGGTGTGGCTAAAGGTAATAGGGCGGACTCAACAGCGCTCAGACAACCAATGGTACAAACAGCGCAATCGGTTGCTGTGGAGAGCGATTTTGATGAGGATTTTGTGTCTGCGAACTTTATAATCCCAAAAATCAGAACCGTAGTACTGAGTTGTGGTAATGCCGGCGGAAACATATTGAAACACATTCTCACAAAAAATCCTTGTGAAGATGTCGAGTATATTATGACCGATACCGATTATATGGCGTTAAACAAAAAGCGCACGGATAATTGCAAAGTAATGCTTTTGGGCGAAAAGACCTGCAAAGGTTTCGGCGCAGGGATGCACCCGGAAATCGCAGAAGCGGCGGCTAATGAATCCGAAGAAAAACTGCGCAAAGTTTTACGCGGCGCAAGTTTGGTATTCATTATTGCAGGAGAAGGCGGCGGTTCGGGAACAGGTTGTTCGCCCGTTGTAGCAAGAATAGCGAAAGAAGAAGGCGCTAATGTTATCGCAATGGTCACCAAACCGTTCAGATTTGAAGGCAAAATAGTGATGAACAGAGCCGCTAAAGGCATAAGCGACCTGAGAGATCAAGTTGACGCGATTGAAGTTATCGACAACCAAAAAGTTTTCTGCATAGGCGACGCCAATATTCCCGCTTCGGTCAGATTTTCTAAAATCGACGAGTTCGTTTCGGATATGGTTGCAGGTTTTGTGAATGTAACAAGAGACGCATCGACAATCAAACTTGACTTCCAAGATTTAAAGAAAACCTTAGAGGAATGTCAAGGGGATCTCTTCATAGGAGTGGGAGAATCGACTTATGACGCACCCTCAAACGGCGCGCCTTGGGACTACGGCGAACAGGCAATGATGGAAGCGATTGAGCGTGCGATTTCGTGCCCGCTTATCGACGGAGTAAATATGCAAAACGCCAAAGGTGTGATTGCATTGTATCTTGTCGGCGACGATATTCCGCTCGAAATTCTCGAAAAAGCGCAAGACGCGATTAACCTGAAAGTTGATGCAGAAAACGCAAACATTGTTTTCGGCGCAGATTTCAACGAGAATATGAACGGAAAAATCAAAGTTTTCTTCATCATAGCAGGACTTAACGCTTCCGAAGACGAAGTAAAAGAACACGTTGCATCATCGTTTATTGTAAAACCAAGCCCTTTTGAAAAAGGTGAAAAAATAAATATGTTCGATGGAAATGCAACAACAACAGAGGTGATAAAAATTGAAGAATTAGTCGGCGCTTCACAAGGAGTATCGAATATAACTACTGATTTTACACCAAATTCGGATACGAGCGAACCTGCAACGCAAACAATAACATCTACAGCCGATATTCAGAAAGTAAACGAACATAGAATAAAAGGCTCAAACAGCGGCGGAAGCATTTACGGCATTGACAGAGAAAAAACAAGCACCGAAAGCGCTGATAAACAACCAACTCCGTCAATTTACGGATTTGAAAAAGCGCCTGATTTTATGAGAATACAGTGTCAATAACCCCAAAATGAAGGGAAAAAAGCCGAGAACAAAATACGTTCTCGGCTTTTTTAACAAATTATGAAAATACTCGGAATAGACCCCGGCTCGCGCGCGCTCGGCTACGGGATAATAAATGTTGCCTCGTCAAAACTAAGCCCCGTCGAATACGGTGTTGTAAAATTAGACGTAAAGCAGGATTTGCCTTTTCGTTTGTGCGGAATTTATGAAAGCGTAAAAGAGGTCATAGAAAAACACAAACCCGATTTAATAAGCGTGGAAACGCCTTTTGTCGGCAAAAACATAAATTCGGCGTTTGTTTTGGGACACGCGCGCGGGGTAGTAATGCTCGTCGTCGGACAAAGCGGCGCAAAATACAGCGAGTTCTCCCCTACCCAAATAAAAAAAGCGGTAACAGGAAACGGATTAGCCGAAAAAGGGCAGGTCGAATATATGGTAAGAGCGCTTTTGGGACTTCCCGCAGACAAAATAAAAGACGACGCTTTCGACGCTCTTGCTTGTGCAATTTGTGGGTATAATTATTTGGGCGCGAACAGATAATATTGTATCTTTTTTATCCGCCGTATCACTTTCTGCAAGATTTTTGCAATTTCTGCCACTTTCTCTTAAGCCAAATATTATTTTAGTATTAAATCGTAAAACACAAAATATGTAAGGACGCTCTTATGGCTCAAAAAGAATATTCCGTCGGATATGCGTTGTTTATAGCTTGCGCGGCTGCTTTGGGCGGCTTTCTGTTCGGCTTTGACACATCCGTTATAAACGGAACTTTGGACGCATTGCGCTACAAGTTGGGCGCAAACGACGCGCAGTTGGGAATTGCGGCGGCGATAGCGGTTTTGGGCGCGGCTGTCGGAGCGTTTTCGGCGGGAACTTTAGCCGACAAATTCGGGCGGCGCAAAGTTATGCTGGTTGCAAGTTTTATCTTTTTTATGAGCTCCGTCGGCGCGGGCTTCCCGTATTTCCTTACGCTTTTGGGCGTGCATGGACACTATATGGCGGAATTTATCTTTTGGCGCGTGTTCGGCGGCGTTGGTATCGGCGCGGCAAGTATTATCGTTCCCGCATATATTGCCGAAATTGCGCCTGCGCCTTTGCGCGGTCGGCTTGCGAGTATGCAACAGCTAGCAATAGTTTTGGGGATTTTTGCGGCGTTATTGTCTAATTATGTATTGGGGATTATAAGCGGCGGAGGCGGCGCGGCAATCATAAACGAGTATCGTGAAATTACAGGCGTAACAACAATCGGCGCTTTTGAAACTTGGCAGTGGATGTTCTGGATTGAATGTATTCCCGCGGCGCTTTACGGTCTGCTCATCATATTTATTCCCGAAAGCCCGCGCTATTTAGTCGCTCGGCAACAGTCGGACAAAGCAGGCGAAATTTTAAGCAAAATTCTTTCTCCCAACGTTGTGGCGCAAAAAATAGAAGACATAAAAAAGAGTCTGACTTCCGAGGTTGCGCCGAAATTCAGCGATTTGCTCGAAAAAATAGCGGGCAAAACACGCCTTAAGCCTATTGTTTGGGTTGGTATAGGCATTGCGGCGCTTCAGCAGTTTGTCGGCATAAACGTTATTTTTTATTACGGCAACGTTCTTTGGCAATCGGTCGGTTTCACGCAACAAGACGCTATGATGACCAGCGTTATTACTTCCGCCGTGAATATAGCCAGCACGATTATCGCAATAGTTTTGGTTGATAAAATCGGGCGCAAACCTCTGCTTTTGGCAGGCTCTGTCGGTATGTTCGTCGCTCTCGGCGTTTTGGCGGTAATTTTCGGCAATGCGGGATTGGACGCGTACGGCAATCCTAAAATTCACGGATTATCGGCGTACACGGCGGTTATAGCGGCAAATCTTTACGTTGTATTCTTCGCTTTTTCTTGGGGACCTGTATGCTGGATTTTGCTCGGCGAGATGTTCAACAACAGAATTCGCGGCGCGGCGCTTGCTTTGGGCGGATTATCGCAATGGCTTTCTAATTTTGCCATATCGGCGACATTCCCGATTTTACTTGCAAAAATAGGTTTGGGCGGCGCTTACGGAATTTACTGTTTCTTTGCTTTTGTGAGCATATTCTTTGTATTGACCAAAGTAAGAGAAACCAAAGGAAAAGAACTGGAAGATATGTGATTTCTTGAATTATGAAAAATTTCAGCGAAATTATAGCCGGTATTCCCGAAAATTCGGGCGTGTATATTATGAAAGATATTGCCGACGAAATTCTCTACATCGGCAAAGCGATAAACTTAAAAAAGCGCGTTTCCTCGTATTTTAACGACGGCGGCGACGGGCGTTTTCAATTGCCCGCGCTGGTTTCCAAAATAGAAAACATTGAATTTATTGTTTGCCAAAACGAGACGGAAGCGTTGCTTTTGGAAGCAAATTTAGTGCGCGCCCACAAGCCGCCGTACAACCTTTTGCTCAAAGACGACAAGCATTATCCTTACATAAAAATAACAAAAAACAGCGACGAATTTGCGCGAATTTTGATTGTGCGAAAAGTGGAAGCCGACAAAAACGCGTATTTTGGTCCTTTTACCGATACAACCCAACTGCGATTGGTGGTTGGCGCCCTCAAAAAAATCCTGAAAATTCGCTCTTGCAACCTTAATATTTCAAGCAAAAAAACGCTTCGTCCTTGCATAAACGCGGCAATGAAACTGTGCCTTGCTCCTTGTAATCAGTCTGTTAGCGCAGAGGATTACGCGATTTTTACCGAGCAGGCGATAAAGTTTTTTCAGGGGCAACAGCGCGAAATGATATCTTTTCTTGAAAATCAAATGGCGGATTTGTCGCAAAATTTGGAATACGAAAAAGCGGCGAATATCAGAGACATACTTTTCGGAATAAAAAAATTAGTTCGCAAACAAAACATAGATTTTCGCAATCCAAATCTTGACTGCGACGTTTTTGCGGCTTGCGAACAGAATAAATTCCTGTGCTTTACAACTATGAACGTGCGAAACGGAAACCTTATCAATCAAAACAATAAAGTTATTCCGATAACCGCGTGGCATTACGACGACCGCGCAAAACTGATTGTAGATTATTACACGACTTCAGCAAACGCCGTCCCCAAAAGCATTGTTTTGTCGCAGGAATTTTCGGAAGAAGAGGATTTAATCCGCGATTTTATTTCGCAAAAATACAAAGCACGAACATTTGTCGCAAAAAACGGATATGCCGCAAAACTTGTTAATTTAGCGCAAAAAAACTGTCAAATTTATCTTGCGCAAACCTATATAAATAATCCGACCGAAATTTTGGAAGAATTGGCGCGAGTATGCAAATTGCCAAAAATCCCAATAACAATAGAGGCGTTCGACATAAGCAACGTCGGCGATAAATTCTGCGTTGCGGGAATGGTGAGTTTTGTAAACGGAATGCCGAATAAAGCGGATTATCGGCGCTTCAAAATAAAAACCGTATCGGGTCAAAACGACTTTGCAATGATGATGGAAGCAGTAAAAAGACGACTTTCGCGACTTGTCAAAGAAGAAAAACCGTTCCCCGATTTACTGCTGATTGACGGCGGAAAAGGGCAGTTATCAGCGGCTCAAAAAGCAATCTCGCAATTTGAAAACCCGCCAATGGTTATTTCGATTATCGAAAAAAAAGAGCTGATAATTTCACCGCACTGCAATTTTTCCGAAATTCAGCTTGGAGAAAGCCACCCTGTCCGACGACTTTTGCAAAGAATTCGCGACGAAGTTCACAGATACGCGATAACCTACCACAAAAAAATCCGCGGACGTCAATTTAATCACACAATTTTGCTCGATATCGAAGGAATAGGCGAAAAAAAAGCGGAAGCGCTACTGAAAACATTCGGAAGCGTGCAGGAAATTTCCGAGAAATCGGTTGAGGAATTGATGACGGTTGAAGGAATAGGCAAAAAAGACGCGGAATTGATTTTGGTTGAATTGAAAGAGATGTTTTAAAAACGCTCCCGCCCATTATGTAGAGACACAATGCTTGCGTCTCCTTGCCGCACGATAGACAACGTTAATATTCACAAAAACACCGTAAAAACGCCTACGAAAAAATGATGGCATTAGACAAATTGGCAATTTTACACAATTATGCAAACCTTACACCAATCTTGCGATTTGGTCTTACATCTATAAAATATCCCATTACTCCAAGTATCACTCCAAAACCTAAAAGCACAAGCATTGTTTCCATTTTTACCTCCTTGAACTGCTTAACCACAAACCGATAGAAAATAAAATCAAAGATATGCCGGCTCCAACAATAAGCATTTCAGTGCTACTTATAATTCTGTTAGTGACAACATTATCAACCACAAAAACGGCAAGAATAATTTTTGCTGTGTCAATCAAAAATTTCCCGATTTCACTCTTGTGCGTATTCTTTTCGTTTTCAACTGCAACTTTGCCTATAATTTCAACTCGTGAGAGTTTTTTACCGCGCTTAAATCTCATAATTATTCTCTCTTTCTTTCCTAAATATACTATATTTCCCTGCCCATTATCGAAATTACTGTAAATTTTTCTATTAAAAGACAAACCACCAAAAATCGCCATAAATCGAAAAATCTCGTCAGCTCGCTGTGAAATTTATTATTTTCCGTTCCGAAATATGTAATTAAGGAGAAAAAATGACGAGTTTTTGGAAATTGCTTTCGCTGATTTTCGGCACTAAGCAAGAAAGAGATATGAAAAAATTGCGCCCCGTTCTTGCAACTGTGAACGCGCAATGGGAAAGCATAAAAAAGTTATCGGACGACGAACTTAAAAATAAAACCGCGGAATTCCGCCAAAGATTAGAAAAAGGCGAAACGCTCGACGACATTTTACCCGAGGCGTTCTCGGTTGTGCGAGAAGCAACTCACAGAGTTTTGGGCGAAGGAAAAATCGTAAAAGACCCGATTACAGGCAAAGATATTCCGTATATGGCGCACTTTGACGTCCAAATTCTGGCGGCTACCGCGCTTCACAACGGTTGCATCGCCGAAATGAAAACGGGCGAGGGAAAAACGCAGGTCGGACCCGTTGCGGCATACCTTAACGCGCTCCCCGGAAAAGGCGTTCACGTCATCACGGTAAACGACTACTTGGCAAAGCGCGACAGCGAGTGGATGGGCAAGATTTTCAACTTCTTGGGACTTACCGTCGGATGTTTGGATAAGACCGAGCCATCGTCTCAACAACGCCGCGACGCGTATAATTGCGACATAACTTACGGAACGAACAACGAATTCGGCTTCGATTATTTGCGCGACAATATGGCAATTCATCACACGCATTGCGTTCAGCGCGAACTTAATTACGCCATTATCGACGAAGTGGACAACATATTGATTGACGAAGCGCGAACCCCGCTTATTATTTCGGGCGCCGCCGACAAAGACAACAAAGAATACGAGGAATTACAGCCGCTTGTGCGCAAACTTGTCGCCGCTCAGCACAAACTTATGAGCGATAATTTCACAAAACTCAAAGAAAAAATCCAAAAGGAAGAATACGACCGCGAACTGGGACTTTTAATGCTTATTGCAAAACGCGGCGAGCCCAAAAACCAAATTTATCTGGATGGAATGAAGAACACCGACATCGCAAAAATCACTCGTTCGGTCGAACAGGAATTCTTAATTGAAAAGAAACTTCACACTATCGACAACGAACTGTATTTTACGATTGAAGAAAATCAGCACTCGGCGGAAATGAACGAAAAAGGGCGCGAATTTATCGGCGGCGCAAACAAAGATTTCTTTGTGGTAAACGACTTGGCGGTAATAATCGGCGAAATAAACAACAACGCCGACCTCACAATCGAGCAGAAAAACGAACTCCGCGAAAAGGCGCACGCAGATTTTTCGGAGCGTTCCGAGCGGATTCACAGCGTAAGTCAGTTGCTTAAAGCGTTTGCGCTCTACGAAAAAGACGTAAACTATGTTGTTCAGGACGGGCAGGTTTTGATTGTCGATGAATTCACGGGACGTATTTTGCCGGGGCGCCGTTGGTCGGACGGGCTTCACCAAGCGGTAGAAGCGAAAGAAAACGTGAAAGTTGCAGGCGAAAGTCAAACTTTGGCGACAATTACTTTCCAAAACTTCTTTAAAATGTACAATAAAATTGCGGGAATGACGGGAACGGCGGCGACCGAAGCAAAAGAATTCGGCGACATTTACAAATTGGACGTTATCCAAATTCCGACAAACCGCACAATAACAAGAATTGACGCGGACGACGAAATTTACAAGACAAAAAAGGAAAAATTTGAGGCGGTCGTCAAAGAAATTAAAGGTATTCAAGAAAAAGGCGCGCCGATTTTGGTGGGCACAGTTTCCATAGAAATGTCGGAATATTTGAGCCGAATGTTGGAGCGAAACGGCGTCAAACACGAAGTTTTGAACGCAAAAAACCACGCGCGCGAGGCAAGTATTATTGCGCAGGCTGGTAAAAAAGGCGCGGTGACAATCGCAACAAATATGGCGGGTCGCGGAACGGACATAAAACTTGGCGGAAACTTTGAAGCGCTCGCCAAAGAAAAACTGCGGTTTGACGGCGAAGACCCCGAAGCATTCACCAACGAAGAAATGCTTGAGCGCTACCCCGAACTTGTCGGCGAAATAGAAAAAGACCAAGCGGAAGTTTTGGAAGCAGGCGGACTTTTTGTTCTGGGAACGGAAAGACACGAAAGCAGACGTATAGACAACCAGTTGCGCGGACGGGCGGGACGTCAGGGAGACCCCGGTTTGTCGAAATTTTTCCTTTCGCTCGACGACGATTTAATGCGAATTTTCGGCTCGGACAGAATGGCGGGAATTTTGGACAGAATAGGCGTAGAAGAAGGCGAAACAATATCGCATTCACTACTCACAAGAGCAATCGGCAACGCGCAAAGAAAAGTCGAAGGACGAAATTTCGAGATAAGAAAACACCTTAAAGAATACGACGACGTAATGAATATGCAGAGAACGGAAATTTACGGTTTGCGCCGTCAAATTCTCTTCGGGGACGATATTTCCAAGGAAATAAAAGAGCAGTTTGCGGGCGCGTTGGAAGACATTTTAGTTAAAACCTGCGGCGAAAAAGATAGAAATCAGTGGAATATTCAAGAATTGGAACTTCAATTAGCGAATGTTTTCGGCATTGTAATCGACAAGGAAAAATACAATTTTGCCCAAATCAGCATAGAAGACCTTTTTGACGGGCTTTGGGCGGAAGTGAAAGAATATTACGAAACCAAGGAAAAACGTATCGGCACGGAGCAACTTCGCGAATTGGAACGCCGCGTTTTGCTGATAAATATCGACGATTTGTGGAAGCACCACCTTTACGAAATGGATCACCTTAAACAGTCGGCGCACTATGCAAGTTTCGGGCAGAAAAACCCGCTTTTCGAATACCAAAGAGAGGGCTTAAAAGCCTTTGAAGCGCTTCGCGGAAACATTGCAAAAAAGACGACAAGTATGCTTTTCCGTGTAGAAATTGTAGAAAACGTCGGATACAGAAATCAAAATCGCAGAGTGGTTGAGTTCCACGGCGGCGCAATGCCGATTATGGGCGGACAGCGTTCTCAAGCGGCAAAACCGCAAAATCCCGCCACTCCCCCAATCCCGTTTGAAAGACAAATGCCAAAAGTCGGACGAAACGACGATTGCCCCTGCGGAAGCGGAAAGAAATACAAAAAATGCTGCGGAGCGGCGGAGTAAGTTATCGGTTTGTGTTTTAGCG
This portion of the Chitinivibrionia bacterium genome encodes:
- the ftsA gene encoding cell division protein FtsA, yielding MIDTEKTLVAIDLGSRWVKVAVATQDEDGELHIPAYAMRQAEGFSNGDVKNMEKLKSCIYLAIKEVEENWGEDIDPSKTPVYYSVSGNNISGKNTATEMRHIQSVDYATKIGEVGEEDIRWLKKSLEASVLPNGFKKIGMITQCFQVDSNRAIENPIGLNGQEIKAAGHIITDSQSHIANLESVISKAFAVDNDDVEEGNIKLIPVAASLASALAVLTEEQKDAGVAIVDIGEGCSDLSVFRDKYPVLTCCNAERAGGAITKEIKKLLQNISTDYAESIKKEYACANPEKTGSKETIQVDFLNGEKGILLVGTLASWVRDIVIHLFGNVKDALNGNIANTTYRNIILQNGIVITGGTSMLKEISSIAMQVLDLPVKIGKPNVIPIKEFPRLNDDPSFSTLIGLCQYGMENYEYSEGVKRKKKSGSAKSKNRNSGGVGAFFNNLKETIKNIQIS
- a CDS encoding cell division FtsZ family protein, yielding MPVDFSKLGLDIEPAELNIGVAKGNRADSTALRQPMVQTAQSVAVESDFDEDFVSANFIIPKIRTVVLSCGNAGGNILKHILTKNPCEDVEYIMTDTDYMALNKKRTDNCKVMLLGEKTCKGFGAGMHPEIAEAAANESEEKLRKVLRGASLVFIIAGEGGGSGTGCSPVVARIAKEEGANVIAMVTKPFRFEGKIVMNRAAKGISDLRDQVDAIEVIDNQKVFCIGDANIPASVRFSKIDEFVSDMVAGFVNVTRDASTIKLDFQDLKKTLEECQGDLFIGVGESTYDAPSNGAPWDYGEQAMMEAIERAISCPLIDGVNMQNAKGVIALYLVGDDIPLEILEKAQDAINLKVDAENANIVFGADFNENMNGKIKVFFIIAGLNASEDEVKEHVASSFIVKPSPFEKGEKINMFDGNATTTEVIKIEELVGASQGVSNITTDFTPNSDTSEPATQTITSTADIQKVNEHRIKGSNSGGSIYGIDREKTSTESADKQPTPSIYGFEKAPDFMRIQCQ
- the ruvC gene encoding crossover junction endodeoxyribonuclease RuvC; translated protein: MKILGIDPGSRALGYGIINVASSKLSPVEYGVVKLDVKQDLPFRLCGIYESVKEVIEKHKPDLISVETPFVGKNINSAFVLGHARGVVMLVVGQSGAKYSEFSPTQIKKAVTGNGLAEKGQVEYMVRALLGLPADKIKDDAFDALACAICGYNYLGANR
- a CDS encoding sugar porter family MFS transporter, which produces MAQKEYSVGYALFIACAAALGGFLFGFDTSVINGTLDALRYKLGANDAQLGIAAAIAVLGAAVGAFSAGTLADKFGRRKVMLVASFIFFMSSVGAGFPYFLTLLGVHGHYMAEFIFWRVFGGVGIGAASIIVPAYIAEIAPAPLRGRLASMQQLAIVLGIFAALLSNYVLGIISGGGGAAIINEYREITGVTTIGAFETWQWMFWIECIPAALYGLLIIFIPESPRYLVARQQSDKAGEILSKILSPNVVAQKIEDIKKSLTSEVAPKFSDLLEKIAGKTRLKPIVWVGIGIAALQQFVGINVIFYYGNVLWQSVGFTQQDAMMTSVITSAVNIASTIIAIVLVDKIGRKPLLLAGSVGMFVALGVLAVIFGNAGLDAYGNPKIHGLSAYTAVIAANLYVVFFAFSWGPVCWILLGEMFNNRIRGAALALGGLSQWLSNFAISATFPILLAKIGLGGAYGIYCFFAFVSIFFVLTKVRETKGKELEDM
- the uvrC gene encoding excinuclease ABC subunit UvrC, which encodes MKNFSEIIAGIPENSGVYIMKDIADEILYIGKAINLKKRVSSYFNDGGDGRFQLPALVSKIENIEFIVCQNETEALLLEANLVRAHKPPYNLLLKDDKHYPYIKITKNSDEFARILIVRKVEADKNAYFGPFTDTTQLRLVVGALKKILKIRSCNLNISSKKTLRPCINAAMKLCLAPCNQSVSAEDYAIFTEQAIKFFQGQQREMISFLENQMADLSQNLEYEKAANIRDILFGIKKLVRKQNIDFRNPNLDCDVFAACEQNKFLCFTTMNVRNGNLINQNNKVIPITAWHYDDRAKLIVDYYTTSANAVPKSIVLSQEFSEEEDLIRDFISQKYKARTFVAKNGYAAKLVNLAQKNCQIYLAQTYINNPTEILEELARVCKLPKIPITIEAFDISNVGDKFCVAGMVSFVNGMPNKADYRRFKIKTVSGQNDFAMMMEAVKRRLSRLVKEEKPFPDLLLIDGGKGQLSAAQKAISQFENPPMVISIIEKKELIISPHCNFSEIQLGESHPVRRLLQRIRDEVHRYAITYHKKIRGRQFNHTILLDIEGIGEKKAEALLKTFGSVQEISEKSVEELMTVEGIGKKDAELILVELKEMF
- the secA gene encoding preprotein translocase subunit SecA yields the protein MTSFWKLLSLIFGTKQERDMKKLRPVLATVNAQWESIKKLSDDELKNKTAEFRQRLEKGETLDDILPEAFSVVREATHRVLGEGKIVKDPITGKDIPYMAHFDVQILAATALHNGCIAEMKTGEGKTQVGPVAAYLNALPGKGVHVITVNDYLAKRDSEWMGKIFNFLGLTVGCLDKTEPSSQQRRDAYNCDITYGTNNEFGFDYLRDNMAIHHTHCVQRELNYAIIDEVDNILIDEARTPLIISGAADKDNKEYEELQPLVRKLVAAQHKLMSDNFTKLKEKIQKEEYDRELGLLMLIAKRGEPKNQIYLDGMKNTDIAKITRSVEQEFLIEKKLHTIDNELYFTIEENQHSAEMNEKGREFIGGANKDFFVVNDLAVIIGEINNNADLTIEQKNELREKAHADFSERSERIHSVSQLLKAFALYEKDVNYVVQDGQVLIVDEFTGRILPGRRWSDGLHQAVEAKENVKVAGESQTLATITFQNFFKMYNKIAGMTGTAATEAKEFGDIYKLDVIQIPTNRTITRIDADDEIYKTKKEKFEAVVKEIKGIQEKGAPILVGTVSIEMSEYLSRMLERNGVKHEVLNAKNHAREASIIAQAGKKGAVTIATNMAGRGTDIKLGGNFEALAKEKLRFDGEDPEAFTNEEMLERYPELVGEIEKDQAEVLEAGGLFVLGTERHESRRIDNQLRGRAGRQGDPGLSKFFLSLDDDLMRIFGSDRMAGILDRIGVEEGETISHSLLTRAIGNAQRKVEGRNFEIRKHLKEYDDVMNMQRTEIYGLRRQILFGDDISKEIKEQFAGALEDILVKTCGEKDRNQWNIQELELQLANVFGIVIDKEKYNFAQISIEDLFDGLWAEVKEYYETKEKRIGTEQLRELERRVLLINIDDLWKHHLYEMDHLKQSAHYASFGQKNPLFEYQREGLKAFEALRGNIAKKTTSMLFRVEIVENVGYRNQNRRVVEFHGGAMPIMGGQRSQAAKPQNPATPPIPFERQMPKVGRNDDCPCGSGKKYKKCCGAAE